One Apodemus sylvaticus chromosome 16, mApoSyl1.1, whole genome shotgun sequence genomic region harbors:
- the Bhmt gene encoding betaine--homocysteine S-methyltransferase 1 — MAPVAGKKAKKGILERLSAGEVVIGDGGFVFALEKRGYVKAGPWTPEAAVEHPEAVRQLHREFLRAGSNVMQTFTFYASEDKLENRGNYVAEKISGRKVNEAACDIARQVADEGDALVAGGVSQTPSYLSCKSEMEVKKIFHQQLEVFMKKNVDFLIAEYFEHVEEAVWAVEALKTSGKPVAATMCIGPEGDLHGVSPGECAVRLVKAGASIVGVNCHFDPSTSLQTVKLMKEGLEAARLKAYLMSQPLAYHTPDCGKQGFIDLPEFPFGLEPRVATRWDIQKYAREAYNLGVRYIGGCCGFEPYHIRAIAEELAPERGFLPPASEKHGSWGSGLDMHTKPWIRARARKEYWQNLRIASGRPYNPSMSRPDAWGVTKGTAELMQQKDATTEQQLRELFEKQKFKSAQ, encoded by the exons ATGGCACCGGTGGCCGGCAAGAAAGCCAAGAAG GGGATCTTAGAACGCTTAAGTGCTGGAGAAGTTGTGATTGGAGATGGAGGATTTGTCTTTGCACTGGAAAAGAGGGGCTATGTAAAGGCTGGACCCTGGACGCCGGAAGCTGCCGTGGAGCACCCCGAGGCAG TCCGCCAGCTTCATCGGGAGTTCCTCAGAGCCGGGTCGAACGTCATGCAGACTTTCACTTTCTACGCAAGTGAAGACAAGCTGGAAAACAGAGGGAACTATGTGGCGGAGAAGATTTCT GGGCGCAAGGTCAACGAAGCTGCCTGTGACATCGCACGGCAAGTGGCTGACGAAGGAGACGCTTTGGTGGCAGGAGGCGTGAGCCAGACGCCGTCGTACCTCAGCTGCAAGAGCGAGATGGAAGTTAAAAAGATATTTCACCAACAGCTAGAGGTCTTCATGAAGAAGAATGTGGACTTCCTCATTGCAGAG TATTTTGAACATGTTGAAGAAGCCGTGTGGGCAGTGGAAGCCTTGAAGACATCCGGTAAGCCTGTAGCGGCTACCATGTGCATCGGACCAGAAGGAGATCTGCACGGCGTGTCCCCTGGAGAGTGCGCGGTGCGCCTGGTGAAAGCAG GCGCCTCCATTGTCGGTGTGAACTGCCACTTCGACCCCAGCACCAGCTTACAGACCGTGAAGCTCATGAAGGAGGGTCTGGAGGCTGCTCGGCTGAAAGCGTACTTGATGAGCCAGCCCCTGGCCTACCACACCCCTGACTGTGGCAAACAGGGATTTATTGATCTCCCAGAATTCCCCTTTG GATTGGAACCCAGAGTTGCGACCAGATGGGATATTCAAAAATATGCCAGAGAGGCCTACAACCTGGGGGTCAGGTACATCGGCGGCTGCTGCGGGTTTGAGCCCTACCACATCAGGGCGATCGCAGAGGAGCTGGCCCCAGAAAGGGGATTTTTGCCACCGGCTTCAGAAAAACATGGCAGCTGGGGAAGTGGTTTGGACATGCACACCAAGCCCTGGATCAGGGCCAG GGCCAGAAAGGAATACTGGCAGAATCTTCGAATAGCTTCTGGCAGGCCATACAACCCTTCGATGTCCAGGCCGGATGCTTGGGGAGTGACCAAAGGAACAGCCGAGCTGATGCAGCAGAAGGACGCCACTACTGAGCAGCAGCTGAGGGAGCTCTTCGAAAAACAAAAGTTCAAATCTGCACAGTAG